From the Pyrenophora tritici-repentis strain M4 chromosome 5, whole genome shotgun sequence genome, the window AGGTATACCCCCTTGCGCGGCCAAGCCCCAGAGCAAAAACGCAGATAGAGCGGAGGTGACTGCGGATATTGCGGTAACTGTCAGAGCAGAGGCATGAAAGTACTTGTTGTCGCTCAAAAAGCCGAAGAAGGTGGAGGAGCAGATACCAGGTATATTGATCAGAGTGATAAGGAGTGTCGAAAAGGTATGCGACATTTTGGACACATTGCGTGCGTACTCGTTGATGTATGTTTGCGGGATACCGTAACCAGCGCTCTGGAGCAAAGTTGCGATACTGTAGACCCAGAAAGTCCGATGCTTGAGAAAGTGCCAGGGGATTTTTCGTCCATGAGTAGTGCTTGCGTTGATGCTTGAACGAGGCGTGTGTATCAGTAGGATGGAGAGAATAGCAGTTCCTACTGTAATAGCGGCCCATACGATCAAGGTAATTTGGAAGCCGTAGCGATCGAGAAGTCCTCGGAAGATGAACGGACAAACTGATCCCACAATGTTTTTTGTGGATAAGCAGATGCCGTAGGCTACAGCTCGATTGCAAATCCTGTTCTTGGTATTGAACCATTCGCCGAGGGACAGCGTAGTCGGGCTGTATACAAGGGCGCATCTTAATGCTGCCAGTACTCCCTGTGTCGCGACAAGATGCCAAACATGTTTACTAAGTGCCGACAAGATAAAGCCGGTGCATGCCAGTAGAGCGCCGCAGATTGCTGCAGTCTGGCGATAACCGGCCCAACGTTTGGTGAATAAAGCAAACAGCACAGGAATAGATAGGTACATGACGCTGTTTGATGTTGTCCCAATGATACCGGTGATTTTGCGACCGCCTTCCAGTTTCCAATTGTCGAAATAGTATTCTTGAAGAACCCCGTAGCTCATGGCGAAGCCTATATTTGTGAGATTGTTTCTTACTTCTACCTGAATGCGAAGTTTTGAGTATCATACCCCATATCTGTAGCTGTGATAACGCAGAGCCTAGGAGAGCGAATGCTCTCTTCCTGTCTGAATCTCGCTGTCTGGTAGCTTGCTCGGCACCATCTCTCATGTTAATTTCTTGCTCGCCGGAATGCGACTGCTGTGGCTCGCAGAGAGATATGCCGCCGGCTCCTTCATTGCGTGTCATCACGGAAAGCTGGACTGAGTTCATCGAGTTGGGCGGGAGCCACATCCAATATAACACAGGTGCTTTACAAGAACAATCAAGAACTAAGCAAAGGAGCGAATGAAGGGATGGCGATCAGTAATAAAGAGCGTAGTTATGATGTCATTTGCAACAACAACACTAACATGAGAGGGGCACGTTTTCAGGAGCATCTTTTACACAAACATGAGTAGATTCATTCAAAATGTCTGCTCTATAAAGTGAATAGGTAAAATGACGCCTACACGCGCTTCTTTGTCACCATCTTCAGTTGCCTCTTTACCTTCTTCACGCCCTTCGAAGCAAAATGCACAATAGATTTCATGCGACGCCGCAACTCCTCGTTGTCGACTTCCTGCCAAGTCTTTACTTTATGAACAGGTACGAAATCCTCAAAACGAGTGCTCGCAGGTGAAACTTCAGGTAGGCGCTGCGTGCAAGCACTATGTTGCCAGCTTGATTGCTCGAATGACACAGTGTGTGATCTTAAATCCATTATGGGAGAAGAAACGGCCGAGTTGCGAGGTGTGTATGGGAAGTATACCATGAACTCCTCAAAAGAGTATGCCGTTACAGGCGATGGGTTTTCTTGGGAGTGGCGGTTGATTGGTGAAGTCGAGATATACATAAACCGTAAAGTTGAGTTGCATTTGAACGAGATGTTATAGTAAGGGAAGTTTACAAGTTGGTTATAGATTCCGCGGGGATGGAAATAATGCCTCGTAGATCCACAGCAAGACCTCTTGCTGTGAAAGTACTTGGTGGTGTCGAATGTCCATATGAGACATAGTGAGAGAACATTAGCATATGAAGCTCAGGTGATGCATGAAGGACAGGTTTCAGAGGTAAATCACCTTGGGACAATTCTACATACACTGGCCAAGACACGGCGCAAGTGTATGGTTACCGAGATAGGAAATAACCCCTGATATATTCCAAAGACCAGTACTAGTACTATAAACGATACCCAGGCGTTAAGCAAGCGTCTGAACACGGGCGAATCCTTCATGGATGTCTTCTGGCTGTGCTTAGCACCTGTTGCGCCTCGAAGCTGGCTGGACCAGAACTAATGCCCAAAACATTTACAAGTTCGCCCATTGAGATGTCGATTTGAATGCATATACAATTTCTGATCTATGCAGTGTATGGCGGATAATGTGTATGTGTTGAAGCGTGCATGTCGGAGGGGCACGGTCAGCAGTTGACGTGAATGCCGCCAAGCCATTTAACCACTTTACGCGTCTGC encodes:
- a CDS encoding AraJ, Arabinose efflux permease; translated protein: MTRNEGAGGISLCEPQQSHSGEQEINMRDGAEQATRQRDSDRKRAFALLGSALSQLQIWGFAMSYGVLQEYYFDNWKLEGGRKITGIIGTTSNSVMYLSIPVLFALFTKRWAGYRQTAAICGALLACTGFILSALSKHVWHLVATQGVLAALRCALVYSPTTLSLGEWFNTKNRICNRAVAYGICLSTKNIVGSVCPFIFRGLLDRYGFQITLIVWAAITVGTAILSILLIHTPRSSINASTTHGRKIPWHFLKHRTFWVYSIATLLQSAGYGIPQTYINEYARNVSKMSHTFSTLLITLINIPGICSSTFFGFLSDNKYFHASALTVTAISAVTSALSAFLLWGLAAQGGIPLLVLFAITFGFFASGYSATWGGIVNEMENDAAQNNEAVDSGVLFGLLNGARGIGYVAGGLVSVPLIQAGSTTSVGHFGYGTTYGPLVIFTGLSLSFGGLGLVFRRK